A single Argentina anserina chromosome 7, drPotAnse1.1, whole genome shotgun sequence DNA region contains:
- the LOC126801531 gene encoding scarecrow-like protein 8, whose protein sequence is MQSGFNSGGGLPDFYTGGGRSVGNTMNNHPSQPQYNRSQLPGMFLDPAVSQIGRQSQNLHHATSGLIGKRTLAEYQFHQPIPYHQQSLTSQQNMYLRSLKPRTTANFQHSSFQHSSPISPLSPIDFSSGSSYTGSDNSSSSTTSSLLSQRYGLPVHQQLRPQPNVNPSFQATSLPYINNRNSLQPFQTSQSTIQNRVSVSASAIESEKKMINPMINPVLVSGSGDSEKKMIDHRLQELEKQLLDDNDEEEEAGDAVSVITKTSSDWTETIQNLISPNQTIQKPISPSPTSSSSSSSSVVSPATLTCSKQSLMEAASAIAEGKPEPAAEILTRLTQVTNPRPSSEQKVLDFMASALKSRVNPVDNPPPVNELFTPEHAGSTQFLYDLVPCFRLGWMAANVEILEATLEDQSTTNKVHVIDFDIGQGGQYKHLLRALSTRQNGNGKPSLLKITTVAPDNNGGEDRLRTVRDNLSQVAKQLRVGLEFHVAVSHQLSELNREALGCGPDEPVAVNFAFKMYRMADESVSTDNPRDELLRRVKGLAPRVVTLVEQELNTNTAPFMARVNECCAYYGALMDSIEAVAKDSPDRVKAEEALRRKIVNSVACEGRDRVERCEVFGKWRARMGMAGFELRAMSQSVTESLSRLDYGNRVHPGFTVKVQNGAVCFGWTSRNLTVASAWR, encoded by the coding sequence ATGCAATCAGGGTTCAATTCCGGGGGAGGTCTGCCGGATTTTTAcaccggaggagggagatcggtCGGCAACACCATGAACAACCACCCTTCGCAGCCTCAATACAACCGATCCCAACTTCCAGGGATGTTTTTAGACCCGGCTGTCTCTCAGATCGGTCGGCAGTCGCAGAATCTGCACCATGCTACATCCGGGCTCATCGGAAAAAGAACCCTGGCCGAGTATCAATTTCATCAGCCTATACCGTACCACCAGCAGAGCCTGACTAGTCAACAGAATATGTATCTGCGGTCGCTCAAGCCGAGAACCACGGCGAATTTTCAGCACTCGAGCTTTCAACACTCCTCCCCAATCTCTCCTCTGTCTCCGATTGATTTCTCATCAGGTTCATCATATACAGGTTCGGATAACTCGAGTTCTTCAACAACCTCATCTCTGTTGTCGCAGCGTTATGGGTTGCCGGTTCACCAACAGCTCCGTCCCCAGCCTAATGTAAACCCGAGTTTTCAGGCGACCTCCTTGCCCTACATCAACAACAGGAATTCTCTCCAGCCTTTTCAGACTAGTCAGAGTACTATTCAGAACCGGGTTTCGGTTTCGGCTTCGGCGATTGAGTCcgagaagaagatgattaaCCCCATGATTAACCCGGTTCTGGTTTCGGGTTCTGGTGATTctgagaagaagatgatcgaCCACAGGCTACAGGAACTGGAGAAGCAGCTCCTCGATGATAACGACGAAGAGGAGGAAGCCGGCGACGCAGTTTCGGTTATTACTAAAACCAGCAGCGATTGGACGGAAACTATACAGAATCTGATCAGTCCAAATCAGACGATCCAGAAGCCGATTTCGCCTTCCCCGACTTCCTCGTCGTCTTCGTCCTCCTCGGTGGTGTCTCCGGCGACCCTGACGTGTTCAAAGCAGTCACTTATGGAGGCCGCATCGGCTATTGCAGAAGGTAAACCCGAGCCCGCGGCTGAGATCCTTACTCGCCTGACTCAGGTGACCAATCCGAGACCCAGTTCGGAGCAGAAGGTGCTTGACTTCATGGCTTCGGCGTTGAAATCCAGGGTCAACCCGGTGGATAATCCGCCGCCGGTGAATGAGCTGTTCACTCCGGAACACGCCGGGTCCACTCAGTTTCTGTATGATCTTGTACCGTGTTTCAGGCTGGGTTGGATGGCAGCTAACGTGGAGATTCTGGAAGCTACATTAGAGGACCAGTCGACGACCAATAAGGTTCATGTGATTGACTTCGATATTGGGCAGGGCGGTCAGTACAAGCACCTCCTCCGCGCGCTCTCCACGCGCCAGAATGGGAATGGGAAGCCCTCGCTGCTGAAGATCACCACCGTCGCCCCTGATAATAATGGGGGCGAGGACAGGTTGAGAACAGTACGTGACAATCTGAGTCAGGTAGCGAAGCAGCTGCGCGTGGGCCTTGAATTCCACGTGGCGGTGAGTCACCAGCTGAGCGAGCTGAACCGGGAGGCTCTCGGCTGCGGGCCGGACGAGCCGGTCGCCGTGAACTTCGCGTTCAAGATGTACCGCATGGCGGACGAGAGTGTCTCCACGGACAACCCGCGAGACGAGCTGCTGCGGCGCGTGAAGGGACTCGCGCCGCGGGTGGTGACACTGGTCGAGCAGGAGCTGAACACCAACACCGCGCCGTTCATGGCGCGCGTGAACGAGTGCTGCGCGTATTACGGGGCCTTGATGGACTCGATCGAGGCGGTGGCGAAGGACAGCCCGGACCGAGTCAAAGCGGAGGAGGCGCTGAGACGGAAGATAGTGAACTCGGTGGCTTGCGAAGGGAGGGACCGCGTTGAAAGATGTGAAGTGTTTGGGAAGTGGCGGGCCCGGATGGGAATGGCGGGGTTCGAGCTAAGGGCAATGAGCCAAAGCGTGACCGAGTCGTTAAGTCGACTCGACTACGGCAACCGAGTCCACCCGGGGTTCACCGTGAAAGTACAAAACGGTGCCGTTTGCTTCGGTTGGACAAGCCGCAATCTCACTGTCGCATCAGCCTGGCGTTAA